In Deltaproteobacteria bacterium GWC2_55_46, a single window of DNA contains:
- a CDS encoding 50S ribosomal protein L21 — translation MHAVIKTGGKQYRVSEGDVLNVEKLAGDPGARVELSEVLAVGEGESIKLGTPTVAGATVVAEILGQGKGKKVIVYKKKRRKGYDKRQGHRQLFTSIKIQEIKG, via the coding sequence ATGCACGCGGTCATAAAGACAGGGGGCAAGCAGTACAGGGTTTCCGAGGGAGACGTCCTGAACGTTGAGAAGCTCGCGGGAGACCCCGGCGCCAGGGTCGAGCTCTCAGAGGTCCTCGCTGTAGGCGAGGGCGAAAGCATAAAGCTTGGGACCCCGACGGTGGCAGGGGCCACGGTCGTAGCCGAGATACTCGGCCAGGGCAAGGGCAAGAAGGTAATAGTCTACAAGAAGAAGAGAAGGAAGGGCTACGACAAGAGGCAGGGTCACAGGCAGCTCTTTACCAGCATAAAGATTCAGGAAATAAAGGGCTGA
- a CDS encoding MFS transporter, protein MKPAVRERRYPFGLSRNVFFTGVVSMFMDISSEMIYPLLPLFLTNVLGATKTAVGIIEGIAEATASLLKVFSGWLSDRLGRRKLLMGAGYGISALSRPIIALAATWSQVLGARFIDRVGKGVRTSPRDAIIADSTDNSKLGLAFGFHRSMDTIGAVIGPGIAFVLLLIFVDNLRLVFFASAIPAIIAVVVIILFIKERKRPKEDVIKLPKLSISSFNGPFRRYLLVVGVFSLGYFADAFLILQAENLGVQSALIPIIYLVFNVVYAASSTPMGALADRIGLRLMILAGFIYYSILFLFIGFSSSAIHIWILFPLYGLYKGMSEGTLRAYLATLAPEGQKATAFGVYHTVVGLMLLPASIIAGYLWDNVGASATFLFGSAMSALAAVLFLLLKTHRS, encoded by the coding sequence ATGAAGCCTGCCGTCCGCGAAAGAAGATATCCCTTCGGCTTAAGCCGCAACGTATTCTTCACAGGGGTAGTAAGCATGTTCATGGACATCTCCTCCGAGATGATCTACCCCCTCCTACCGCTTTTCCTTACAAACGTGCTCGGCGCCACAAAGACGGCGGTCGGCATAATAGAGGGCATCGCCGAGGCTACCGCCTCTTTATTAAAGGTATTCTCAGGGTGGCTTTCCGACAGGCTGGGGCGAAGAAAACTCCTCATGGGCGCCGGTTATGGGATATCAGCCCTTAGCAGGCCCATTATCGCCCTTGCCGCGACCTGGTCACAGGTACTGGGGGCCAGGTTCATAGACAGGGTCGGAAAAGGTGTTCGGACCTCGCCAAGGGACGCCATAATAGCTGATTCTACAGATAACAGCAAACTCGGATTAGCCTTCGGCTTTCACAGGTCGATGGATACCATCGGGGCCGTCATCGGCCCCGGCATAGCATTTGTGCTGCTCCTCATATTCGTCGACAACCTGCGCCTCGTATTCTTCGCCTCGGCGATACCGGCCATTATCGCGGTAGTTGTCATAATATTGTTCATAAAGGAACGGAAACGGCCAAAGGAAGATGTAATCAAGCTCCCAAAATTATCCATCTCATCCTTTAACGGCCCCTTCAGGAGATACCTGCTGGTAGTGGGGGTCTTCTCCCTCGGATACTTCGCGGACGCGTTCCTCATCCTGCAGGCAGAAAACCTCGGCGTACAAAGCGCGCTTATCCCCATAATATACCTGGTATTCAATGTAGTTTACGCCGCCTCATCGACACCCATGGGCGCGCTGGCCGACAGGATAGGCCTCAGGCTCATGATCCTTGCCGGGTTCATATACTACTCGATACTCTTCCTTTTCATAGGGTTCTCCTCAAGCGCCATCCACATATGGATACTTTTTCCACTCTACGGCCTCTACAAGGGCATGAGCGAGGGGACCCTGAGGGCATATCTTGCCACTCTTGCCCCAGAAGGGCAGAAGGCTACCGCCTTCGGCGTATACCATACGGTCGTGGGGCTCATGCTCCTTCCCGCGAGCATAATAGCCGGATATCTTTGGGATAACGTAGGGGCTTCCGCGACGTTTCTCTTCGGGAGCGCGATGTCTGCGCTTGCGGCAGTACTCTTCCTGTTATTGAAGACCCACAGGTCGTGA
- a CDS encoding molybdopterin-guanine dinucleotide biosynthesis protein B encodes MAPIISIIGKSGSGKTTLLEMVISELTRRGYSVGILKHDAHGFEIDHEGKDSWRHKQAGASVVALASPEKFAVIKDTSSEWPPERIIASYFTDVDVILTEGFKKSGFPKIEVVRKANSSRPVSSKDKNLIAFASDFRVSRRLPVYDINDFKGVADLIEKQIIKKHLEPGISLIVDGQQVELKPFIENLLRDGVSGMIKSLKGCDKAKEIEIRIKKG; translated from the coding sequence ATGGCGCCAATAATATCAATAATAGGCAAATCCGGCAGCGGCAAGACGACCCTCCTTGAGATGGTCATCTCAGAGCTTACACGCAGGGGCTACAGCGTGGGCATCTTGAAGCACGACGCCCACGGCTTTGAGATAGACCACGAAGGCAAGGACTCGTGGAGGCATAAGCAGGCCGGGGCAAGCGTCGTCGCCCTCGCCTCTCCGGAGAAGTTCGCGGTAATAAAGGACACCTCCAGCGAATGGCCGCCAGAGAGGATCATAGCTTCCTACTTTACGGATGTAGACGTCATATTAACCGAAGGCTTCAAAAAATCGGGATTTCCCAAAATAGAGGTCGTCCGCAAGGCAAACTCGTCGAGGCCGGTCTCTTCCAAAGATAAAAACCTCATAGCCTTTGCCTCGGACTTCCGGGTGAGCAGGCGCCTTCCGGTCTACGATATCAATGATTTCAAGGGGGTTGCCGACCTCATCGAAAAACAGATAATAAAAAAGCACCTGGAGCCAGGGATAAGCCTCATTGTTGACGGGCAGCAGGTCGAGCTCAAGCCATTTATAGAAAACCTCCTCCGTGACGGGGTCTCCGGGATGATAAAGAGCCTCAAGGGGTGCGATAAGGCAAAAGAGATAGAGATAAGGATCAAAAAGGGATGA
- a CDS encoding nucleoside triphosphate pyrophosphohydrolase, protein MENRIADIGKLEALMERLRGEDGCPWDRAQTFDSLIPFIIEEAYEVISAIDSGDARHMKEELGDLLFQIIFVCQMAKEKGLFSLSGVIEDSHRKMTGRHPHVFGQSKADTPEEVLRQWAEIKKLEKKGEEAKGYLEGIPEVLPALLRAHKVSQKAARAGFDWKDVSEVLVKLDEEVAEFKDAVRQRAAAHMEEELGDLLFTLVNVGRFLEVNPEDALRKTIGKFITRFHHIERSLIERGGGLSSTTIDEMERLWQEAKAKEKER, encoded by the coding sequence ATGGAGAATAGAATAGCTGATATAGGCAAGCTTGAAGCCCTTATGGAAAGGCTCCGGGGTGAGGACGGCTGCCCATGGGACAGGGCCCAGACATTCGATTCGCTCATACCCTTCATAATAGAAGAGGCCTATGAGGTCATATCAGCCATAGATTCCGGCGACGCGCGCCATATGAAGGAGGAATTGGGCGACCTCCTCTTCCAGATCATATTCGTATGCCAGATGGCAAAAGAAAAAGGGCTCTTTAGCCTCTCAGGCGTTATAGAAGATTCCCACAGGAAGATGACAGGCCGCCACCCCCATGTATTCGGACAGAGCAAGGCCGATACCCCTGAAGAGGTCTTGAGGCAGTGGGCGGAGATAAAGAAACTGGAGAAGAAGGGTGAAGAGGCGAAGGGATATCTCGAAGGCATTCCAGAGGTGCTGCCCGCGTTGCTCCGCGCCCACAAGGTGAGCCAGAAGGCCGCGAGGGCCGGCTTTGACTGGAAGGACGTAAGCGAAGTATTGGTGAAGCTCGACGAAGAGGTAGCCGAGTTCAAGGATGCCGTAAGACAAAGGGCGGCAGCTCATATGGAGGAAGAGCTCGGCGACCTGCTCTTCACTCTCGTGAACGTAGGCAGGTTCCTGGAAGTAAACCCGGAGGACGCGCTAAGAAAGACGATAGGAAAATTTATCACCCGCTTTCATCATATAGAAAGGTCTCTCATCGAAAGAGGCGGCGGCCTTTCATCGACGACTATAGATGAAATGGAGCGGCTTTGGCAGGAGGCGAAGGCCAAGGAAAAAGAGCGGTAA
- a CDS encoding 50S ribosomal protein L27 translates to MAHKKAGGSSRNGRDSNGQRRGVKRFSGQEVSAGSIIVRQVGSRVYPGSNAGMGRDFTIFAKVSGIVQFEDKGAKKFVNILPQ, encoded by the coding sequence GTGGCTCATAAAAAGGCAGGCGGAAGCTCAAGGAACGGCAGGGACTCTAACGGTCAGAGAAGGGGCGTAAAGCGCTTCTCAGGTCAGGAGGTATCGGCCGGTTCTATCATAGTAAGGCAGGTAGGCAGCAGGGTATATCCAGGCTCCAACGCTGGCATGGGCAGGGACTTCACCATCTTCGCCAAGGTGAGCGGCATCGTCCAGTTCGAGGACAAGGGAGCCAAAAAGTTCGTAAACATCCTTCCGCAGTAA
- a CDS encoding murein biosynthesis integral membrane protein MurJ — MSHERRITGAASIISAATALSRVLGYIRDAVLAYVFGAGLLADAFFMAFRISNLLRRLVGEGALTSSFIPIFTEEMNSRSKEATRELVSSVFTIFAIILTILAVLGILFSKEIVSIMAPGFLADPEKFSLTVSLTRWMFPYMIFIGLMAIAMGVLNSYKHFTAPALAPVLFNLAIIASVFAIAPFISSPVYAIVAGVLVGGALQLFLQLPYLSRFGMFPGLSFKFNDSAIKKIFILMGPATFGIGVYQLNIFVTMWFASQLPEGAVSYLYYAGRLMELPLGVFGVSVTTAVLPSLSEHVAKKEWDAFKRSLSFAVRLVNFVMIPATIGLIILSYPIVEALFMRGEFTPQDAAATSVALYFYSAGLVPVAVSRILTSVFYSLKDTATPVWVAAIAFIFNTFFCFVLIGPLGHGGLALATTLASAVNCVMLFVILRLKFGRIGMKEMAWSALKASAASAVMGALVYFVAFKSIGVTGGLGKTFLLTACLSIGIVTYIIASKYMQVPELVFLKGFLSRRGKKAG; from the coding sequence GATCACCGGGGCCGCCTCCATAATAAGCGCCGCGACGGCCCTTAGCCGCGTACTCGGCTATATAAGGGACGCCGTCCTCGCGTACGTCTTTGGCGCAGGCCTCCTGGCCGATGCCTTTTTCATGGCCTTCAGGATCTCGAACCTCTTGAGAAGGCTTGTAGGGGAGGGCGCCCTCACATCTTCCTTCATCCCCATTTTTACGGAAGAGATGAACAGCCGCTCGAAGGAGGCTACCCGCGAGCTTGTATCGAGCGTATTTACCATCTTCGCCATCATACTTACCATCCTTGCCGTCCTCGGGATTCTCTTTTCAAAAGAGATAGTCTCGATAATGGCCCCGGGGTTCCTCGCGGACCCTGAGAAGTTCTCGCTAACGGTATCGCTGACAAGGTGGATGTTCCCTTATATGATCTTCATCGGTCTCATGGCCATAGCCATGGGGGTGCTGAACTCGTACAAGCACTTCACCGCCCCGGCCCTTGCCCCGGTCCTTTTTAACCTCGCGATAATAGCGAGCGTTTTCGCCATAGCCCCGTTCATCTCTTCCCCGGTATATGCCATTGTAGCAGGGGTGCTCGTCGGCGGGGCGTTACAGCTTTTTTTGCAGCTCCCTTACTTAAGCAGATTCGGCATGTTCCCGGGGCTATCGTTCAAATTCAACGACAGCGCGATAAAAAAGATATTTATCCTCATGGGCCCGGCAACCTTCGGCATCGGCGTATACCAGCTTAATATCTTCGTTACCATGTGGTTCGCCTCCCAGCTCCCTGAGGGGGCTGTATCATACCTTTATTACGCCGGAAGGCTCATGGAGCTTCCCCTGGGGGTCTTCGGAGTCTCTGTCACTACCGCCGTCCTTCCGAGCCTCTCCGAACATGTGGCGAAAAAGGAATGGGACGCCTTCAAAAGGTCCCTTTCGTTCGCCGTAAGGCTCGTAAACTTCGTGATGATACCGGCTACCATCGGCCTGATAATCTTGAGCTATCCGATAGTGGAGGCGCTATTCATGAGAGGGGAGTTCACGCCCCAGGACGCTGCCGCCACCTCCGTTGCCCTGTACTTCTACTCTGCCGGACTTGTGCCTGTGGCGGTATCGAGGATACTTACCTCGGTATTCTATTCCCTTAAAGATACGGCGACACCTGTCTGGGTCGCCGCCATCGCTTTTATCTTCAATACATTCTTCTGCTTTGTCCTTATAGGGCCGTTAGGGCACGGGGGACTGGCGCTGGCGACCACGCTTGCGTCAGCCGTAAACTGTGTTATGCTCTTCGTGATACTGAGGCTGAAGTTCGGACGTATCGGTATGAAAGAGATGGCGTGGTCGGCCCTTAAGGCTTCTGCCGCCTCAGCGGTGATGGGGGCTCTGGTCTATTTTGTAGCGTTCAAGTCGATCGGTGTTACAGGTGGCCTCGGCAAGACATTCCTCTTGACCGCGTGCTTAAGCATAGGAATTGTGACTTATATCATAGCCTCGAAGTATATGCAGGTGCCTGAACTCGTGTTTTTAAAAGGTTTTTTAAGTCGAAGGGGCAAAAAAGCGGGTTAA